From Candidatus Omnitrophota bacterium, one genomic window encodes:
- the guaA gene encoding glutamine-hydrolyzing GMP synthase, translating into MKNKDIILVLDFGSQYTQLIARRIRESKVFSKIVPYNISIEEIAEIKPKGLVFSGGPLSVYDKDAPLPKKEIFDLKIPILGICYGAQLITHMFGGKVKKTNEREYGRAELFVDSPRGIFFNLPSNLTSWMSHGDEVKKLPTGFRSIAHTLSTPNAAIAHVQKKIYGVQFHPEVVHTQRGHQILANFLFQVCGCLPRWTMDKLVKEKIKEIKALVKDKKVVMGLSGGVDSSVAAVLINEAIGKRLSCVFVDNGLLRKNEAASVEKTFKTNFKINLSCVDAQKRFLNRLKNVTDPEQKRKIIGDEFIKVFQEASSRSKKVEFLGQGTLYPDVIESFSPSGGPSVTIKSHHNVGGLPKKMKLKLIEPFRELFKDEVRQIGKYLGVPDSILKRQPFPGPGLAIRIIGEVTQERLDILREADDRVLDEIRKAGLYDQIWQSFAILLPIKSVGVMGDKRTYENAVAIRAVTSVDGMTADWVPLSHDVLAKISNRIINEVPGVNRVVYDVSSKPPATIEWE; encoded by the coding sequence ATGAAAAATAAGGACATTATTTTAGTCTTAGATTTTGGATCACAATACACACAGCTTATTGCACGACGTATTCGCGAAAGCAAGGTTTTTAGCAAGATTGTTCCTTATAATATTTCAATTGAGGAGATTGCAGAAATAAAACCAAAGGGACTTGTGTTTTCTGGTGGGCCTTTGAGTGTTTATGACAAAGACGCTCCTCTGCCAAAAAAAGAAATCTTTGATTTAAAAATTCCTATATTAGGCATTTGTTATGGCGCGCAGCTTATTACTCATATGTTTGGTGGAAAGGTCAAGAAAACAAACGAAAGAGAATATGGCCGTGCTGAGCTTTTTGTGGACAGTCCTAGAGGAATTTTCTTTAATCTTCCAAGCAATTTAACATCATGGATGAGTCATGGCGATGAAGTTAAAAAGTTACCAACAGGATTCCGTTCAATTGCTCATACATTATCAACACCGAATGCAGCGATTGCTCATGTTCAAAAGAAGATTTATGGCGTTCAATTCCATCCAGAAGTTGTGCATACTCAGCGGGGACATCAAATTTTGGCTAACTTCTTATTTCAGGTGTGCGGATGTTTGCCGCGCTGGACTATGGATAAATTAGTTAAAGAAAAAATTAAAGAGATCAAAGCTCTTGTGAAAGATAAAAAAGTAGTTATGGGTTTAAGTGGCGGGGTTGATTCATCTGTTGCCGCTGTTTTAATTAATGAAGCGATTGGAAAAAGATTAAGTTGTGTCTTTGTTGACAACGGCCTTTTACGTAAAAATGAAGCGGCTTCTGTTGAAAAAACATTTAAGACAAATTTTAAAATAAATCTTTCATGTGTTGATGCGCAAAAACGCTTTTTGAATCGTTTAAAAAATGTTACTGATCCAGAGCAAAAGCGTAAAATTATTGGCGATGAATTTATTAAAGTTTTTCAAGAGGCTTCTTCTCGAAGCAAAAAAGTAGAATTTTTAGGACAAGGAACGCTTTATCCTGATGTTATTGAATCTTTTTCTCCGTCTGGAGGTCCATCGGTAACAATTAAAAGTCATCATAATGTTGGCGGGCTGCCAAAAAAAATGAAACTAAAGCTTATTGAACCTTTTCGGGAGTTATTCAAAGATGAGGTTCGCCAAATCGGAAAATATTTAGGCGTTCCGGATAGTATCCTTAAGCGTCAACCGTTTCCAGGGCCTGGTCTTGCGATCCGTATTATTGGTGAGGTTACTCAGGAGCGATTAGACATTTTACGCGAAGCAGACGATCGTGTTTTAGATGAGATTAGAAAAGCAGGACTTTATGATCAAATTTGGCAGTCGTTTGCAATTTTACTTCCGATTAAATCTGTTGGCGTAATGGGTGATAAGAGAACATATGAAAACGCGGTTGCAATTCGGGCTGTCACAAGTGTTGATGGCATGACCGCAGACTGGGTACCGTTGTCTCATGATGTATTGGCAAAGATTTCCAATCGCATCATCAACGAAGTGCCTGGTGTTAATCGTGTTGTTTACGATGTAAGCTCAAAGCCTCCTGCGACCATTGAATGGGAATAG
- a CDS encoding DNA polymerase III subunit alpha, which produces MYHSDFVHLHVHTQYSLLDGACRVKDLVQKAAEYRMPALGIADHGNMFGAITFYQTAVRLGVKPIIGCECYVAPASRFDKTPSTGRRGMSHLVLFAKDEEGYRHLMKLVSSAYLDGFYYKPRIDKEILSQYSKGLLATSACLKGEVAQALRHEGFNEALKVADELHQILGEGNFYLELMENGIPEQKKVNEGLLKVSKELNIPVVATNDVHYLERSQASAHEALLCVQTQTTLDDPNRMRMSTDEFYFKSPEEMKKAFSYAPQAISNTLEIAEKCNLELTFDKIHLPRFVPPSGETKEDFLEKLCEQGILRRYKERTKEIDERLEHELKIIKKMGFVSYFLIVWDFIHFAKQNGIPVGPGRGSAAGSLVSYLIGITDLDPLKYGLLFERFLNPDRAGMPDIDIDFCYERRPEVIEYVTNKYGKDSVAQIITFGTMQARAAIRDVGRVMNVPYADVDKIAKLIPNELNIKIQDALIKEPQLQQLYDENEQTAKLIETAKVLEGLNRHASTHAAGVVISDKPLTDHVPLFKTSDDQITTGYSMDGIAKIGLLKMDFLGLKTLTVIDKALKLVKKIRGIDLTVEDIPPDDLKTYDLLSRANSFGIFQLESSGMRELLKRIKPNQFEDLISILALYRPGPIGSGMLDDYINRKRSGGHVHYDHPKLEAILKETYGIIIFQEQVMKIASDLAGFSMTQADHLRRAMSKKISEVMNKMRIDFIAGCKKTSQIKEPLANRLFDLIDYFSGYGFNRSHSAAYALISYRTAYLKANFPIEFMCALLTSEKDNTDKVVEYVKESEAMGIKILPPDVNTSDLEFSVDSENSIRFGLIAVKNIGGAAIESILEKRKDGPYKDIFDLCKRVDLRTVNHKVFESLIRCGALDHFGVHRSQLMAVLDNALESGAKLQKEKSSGQFSFFDMNGMEDFTKDMETFPEIDEWPKRKVLTDEKELLGFYVSGHPLAHYQIEIKEFTDYSTQELNKATENQEVKLIGLISHIKLTNTRRTGERMAILKFEDMEGEIEVVVFPSTYPAVAPFLKEGDVVILRGRVSLRDAAPKIIAGDIQDVKKAYELVKTINIDLSGVNENGLEVLKEKLSRFPGAIPVYLHLNTNEHKSVQILVGEDLYIDPSESLMDDLKGLLGENRISLKL; this is translated from the coding sequence ATGTATCATTCTGATTTTGTCCATCTTCATGTCCACACACAGTATAGTCTTCTCGACGGAGCTTGTCGGGTTAAGGATTTAGTTCAGAAAGCTGCTGAATATCGCATGCCAGCTCTTGGTATTGCTGATCATGGAAACATGTTTGGTGCGATTACTTTTTATCAAACCGCTGTTCGTCTAGGCGTTAAACCTATCATTGGTTGTGAATGCTATGTTGCACCAGCTAGCCGTTTTGACAAAACTCCTTCTACGGGCAGACGAGGCATGTCGCATCTTGTGCTATTCGCTAAAGATGAGGAGGGCTATCGTCATTTGATGAAACTGGTTTCGTCTGCTTATCTTGATGGATTTTATTATAAACCAAGAATTGATAAGGAAATTTTGTCTCAATATTCGAAGGGTCTTTTAGCAACATCCGCATGTCTTAAAGGAGAGGTCGCGCAGGCTTTACGTCATGAGGGGTTTAATGAAGCGCTGAAAGTGGCTGATGAATTGCATCAAATTTTGGGCGAAGGCAATTTTTATTTGGAGCTTATGGAAAATGGTATTCCTGAGCAGAAAAAAGTAAACGAAGGTCTTCTTAAAGTTTCTAAAGAATTAAACATTCCAGTTGTCGCTACGAACGATGTGCATTATCTTGAGCGCTCACAAGCATCAGCTCATGAGGCACTTTTGTGTGTTCAGACTCAGACTACCCTTGATGACCCTAATCGCATGCGGATGTCTACCGATGAATTTTATTTTAAAAGTCCTGAAGAAATGAAGAAAGCTTTTAGTTATGCGCCGCAGGCTATTTCGAATACATTGGAAATTGCAGAAAAATGCAACCTTGAGTTAACGTTTGATAAGATTCACCTTCCTCGATTTGTTCCGCCTTCAGGAGAGACTAAAGAAGATTTTTTAGAAAAGCTTTGCGAGCAAGGTATTCTTCGTCGTTACAAAGAACGTACTAAAGAAATTGATGAGCGTCTTGAGCACGAACTTAAGATCATCAAAAAAATGGGTTTTGTAAGTTACTTTTTAATTGTTTGGGATTTTATTCATTTTGCGAAACAAAATGGTATTCCTGTTGGTCCGGGACGAGGATCAGCCGCAGGAAGCTTGGTCAGTTATCTTATCGGTATTACAGATTTGGATCCTTTGAAATATGGTCTTCTCTTTGAACGATTTCTCAATCCTGATCGTGCGGGGATGCCGGATATTGATATTGATTTTTGTTATGAGCGACGGCCAGAGGTCATTGAATACGTTACTAACAAATACGGAAAAGATAGCGTAGCGCAGATTATTACGTTTGGAACGATGCAGGCACGCGCTGCGATTAGAGATGTTGGGCGCGTAATGAATGTTCCATATGCTGATGTTGACAAGATTGCAAAGCTTATTCCTAATGAACTTAATATTAAGATTCAAGATGCACTCATCAAAGAACCGCAATTGCAACAGCTTTATGATGAAAACGAGCAAACCGCTAAGCTTATTGAAACAGCTAAAGTTTTAGAAGGCTTAAATCGCCACGCTTCGACGCATGCCGCTGGTGTTGTGATCTCTGACAAGCCTCTTACGGATCACGTACCTCTTTTTAAAACGAGTGATGATCAGATTACTACGGGTTATTCTATGGATGGTATTGCAAAGATTGGTCTTTTAAAAATGGATTTTTTAGGACTTAAGACTTTAACGGTTATCGATAAAGCGCTTAAACTTGTTAAGAAAATTCGTGGCATTGATTTAACTGTCGAGGATATTCCCCCGGATGATTTAAAGACGTATGATCTTTTAAGTCGGGCTAATAGCTTTGGTATATTCCAGCTTGAAAGTTCTGGCATGCGTGAGCTTCTAAAGCGAATCAAGCCAAATCAATTTGAAGATTTAATCTCTATTCTAGCGCTTTATCGACCAGGTCCAATTGGAAGCGGTATGCTTGATGATTATATCAATCGAAAGAGGAGCGGTGGCCATGTGCATTATGATCACCCTAAGCTTGAGGCGATTCTGAAAGAGACTTATGGTATTATTATTTTTCAAGAGCAAGTTATGAAGATTGCAAGCGATTTAGCTGGATTTAGCATGACACAGGCCGATCATTTAAGACGCGCAATGAGTAAAAAGATTTCCGAAGTTATGAATAAGATGCGTATTGATTTTATTGCTGGTTGTAAAAAGACATCCCAAATTAAAGAGCCGTTAGCGAATCGTTTGTTTGATTTGATTGATTATTTCTCTGGTTATGGATTTAATCGAAGTCATTCGGCTGCGTATGCCCTTATTTCGTACCGTACCGCATATTTAAAAGCTAATTTTCCGATTGAATTTATGTGTGCTCTGCTGACTAGCGAAAAAGATAATACGGATAAAGTCGTTGAATATGTTAAAGAGTCAGAGGCTATGGGAATCAAGATTTTGCCACCAGATGTGAATACCAGTGATTTAGAGTTTAGTGTGGATAGTGAGAATTCTATTCGTTTTGGGTTGATTGCTGTTAAAAATATTGGAGGCGCTGCCATTGAATCAATTTTGGAAAAGCGAAAAGACGGCCCGTACAAAGATATTTTTGATCTTTGTAAGCGTGTTGATTTGCGTACTGTTAATCATAAAGTTTTTGAAAGCTTAATCCGTTGTGGTGCTCTTGATCATTTCGGTGTCCATCGATCGCAACTCATGGCTGTTTTGGACAACGCGCTTGAATCTGGCGCAAAATTGCAAAAAGAAAAAAGTTCAGGACAGTTTTCATTTTTTGATATGAATGGTATGGAAGATTTTACAAAGGATATGGAAACATTTCCAGAAATTGATGAATGGCCAAAAAGAAAAGTTTTAACTGACGAAAAAGAATTGCTTGGATTCTATGTGTCTGGGCATCCTTTGGCGCATTATCAAATAGAAATTAAAGAGTTCACGGATTATTCAACCCAAGAATTAAATAAGGCTACTGAAAACCAGGAAGTTAAATTGATTGGATTGATCAGTCATATTAAATTGACTAATACACGAAGAACGGGCGAGCGTATGGCTATATTAAAATTTGAAGACATGGAAGGAGAAATTGAAGTTGTTGTCTTCCCGTCGACGTATCCTGCTGTTGCGCCTTTTCTAAAGGAGGGGGATGTGGTTATCTTAAGAGGTCGCGTTAGTCTTCGTGATGCTGCGCCAAAGATTATTGCAGGGGATATTCAGGATGTTAAAAAAGCGTATGAATTAGTAAAGACGATCAATATCGATCTTTCGGGCGTTAATGAAAATGGTCTCGAAGTCCTAAAAGAAAAATTGTCTCGTTTTCCAGGAGCAATTCCTGTGTATTTGCACTTGAATACGAATGAACACAAAAGTGTTCAAATTTTAGTTGGTGAAGATCTCTATATTGATCCTAGTGAATCATTGATGGATGATTTGAAGGGGTTGTTGGGAGAAAATCGAATTAGTTTGAAACTTTAA
- a CDS encoding PCP reductase family protein has protein sequence MSYFMWSRQAQGIFNKLIKKTPAFIRSVVKDKVSKKAESFAQENNREQVEEKDVVDAFFAETPFGFHGAMKCDMEEFGINYEKYGYER, from the coding sequence ATGTCATATTTTATGTGGAGCAGGCAAGCCCAAGGTATTTTTAATAAACTGATCAAAAAAACACCAGCGTTTATTCGTAGCGTGGTAAAAGATAAAGTTTCCAAGAAAGCTGAAAGTTTTGCTCAAGAAAATAATAGGGAGCAAGTTGAAGAAAAAGATGTCGTAGATGCTTTTTTTGCCGAAACCCCTTTTGGATTTCATGGAGCAATGAAATGCGATATGGAAGAATTTGGCATTAATTACGAAAAGTATGGGTACGAGAGGTAG
- a CDS encoding cupin domain-containing protein — protein MSFEPKVTVLADLVSYQDGSVVSKTLIKKETGTVTLFAFDQGQGLSEHIAPFDALVCVLDGQAEIMISNNLYVLKAGEMIILPVNEPHSLKAIKKFKMMLTMIRS, from the coding sequence ATGAGTTTTGAACCAAAAGTAACTGTGTTAGCTGATTTGGTGAGTTATCAAGATGGATCGGTTGTCAGTAAAACTTTAATCAAAAAAGAGACGGGCACTGTCACATTGTTTGCCTTTGATCAAGGGCAAGGATTAAGCGAGCATATAGCTCCTTTTGATGCTTTGGTTTGCGTGTTAGATGGTCAAGCTGAAATTATGATTTCAAATAATCTGTATGTTTTAAAAGCAGGAGAGATGATTATATTACCAGTTAATGAACCGCATTCTTTAAAAGCGATTAAGAAATTTAAGATGATGTTGACGATGATTCGATCATAA